The region GCCACCAAGTCGCCGCAAACACCAGCATCAGCAGATAGCCAATCACCGTTACCAGAATCCCGACACGGGCAAATTGCTTGGCGCTGAATGTTTCGGTCCCCAGGCACACCATGTTCTGCGGTGCGTTGATCGGCAGGATAAAGCCATAGCTGACGACAAAGCCCAATGCCATGGTCATGCCCAAGCGGCTGAAATCACCCGGCAAGGTCTGCAGAACCGCAATCAGAATCGGCAACAGCGCCGAGGTCAACGCGGTGGCGCTGGCAAAGCCCAGGTGAATCAAAATCAGAAACGCCGCCAGAATCGAAAACACCCCCAGAGTTCCCAATTGATCCAGCCCGGTATTGGCCACTACCTGCGCGCCCAACCATTGTCCGGCCTGCGTGGTGAGCAAGGTGGTGCCCAGGCTGATACCAACCCCGAAGACAATCACCGTGCCCCAGGGAATCCGCGCCTGCACATCTTTCCAGGTCATTACCCCAACGCGAGGCAGTAAGAGGATGACCAACCCTGCATAGGTTGTCGAAGTGGTATCGAAGCTGTGCAGCTTGCCCTCGGTCGCCCAGGCCAACAGCAGTAGCACCGACACCCCAAGCAGGCGCTTCTGCGCTCCGCTCATCGGTCCCAGTTCAGCCAGGGTCTTGCTGACCGCCGCCTTGCCGCCGGGAATACTGTCGCTTTCGGGCGGCAACAATTTGAGCACGATGTAAATCAGCACCGCCGACATGATCACCGCCCATGGCGCACCGGCGATCAACCAGTCGATCCATGACACCCGCGCGCCGAGCATCTTGTCCATGAAACCCACTGTCAGCAGGTTTTGCGCTGCAGCGGTCTGGATACCGATGTTCCAGATACTGGTGCCTTGGGCGACGATGATCATGATGCCAGCAGCAATGTTGGAGCGCTTGTCGACGCCGAAGGCGGCGATCACCCCCATCATGATCGGCACCACACACGCGCTGCGCGCCGTGGCGCTGGGCACTACCAGGCTGAGCAGGATAGTCACCGCCACGGCGCCGAGCAGAATACGTCGGGTACTGACGCCAACGCTGGAAAGCGTCACCAGGGCAATGCGCCGGTCCAGCCCCGTATGGGTCATGGCTGCAGCAATGAACAAGGCGCCCACCACCAAGGCCAGTGCGCTGTTAGAGAAGCCGGTAAGGGCCAGGCTGATGGCCGCCGAGGAGCCATAGGTCACCGATGGATCGGCCACGGTCGGCGCTGTGCCGAGCAGAAATGCCATCAACGAGGTGATCATGATTGCGCTGGCTTCGTACGACACGGCCTCGCTGATCCATACCACCACGGCAAAGGCCAGGATCGCCAGCACGCGGTGACCGGCCACCGGCAAGTCGGCGGGCAGCGGCAGCATCAACACCCCGACCAATGCTGCTATTGCCAACAACAAGCCAATTGGAATCTTGACCCGGGCAGGTTGTGCACTCGGTGCACTTGCCGACGAACTCATGAGCATCTCCCTGTAATACATGAGTGACCATCATCAGCCACTTCACCTGTGAACGAACTGATGCGCATCAACACCAGCAGAGCGAGCATTGTCAGACAAAATGTAGTGCGCAAAAAAAATCACTACAAAACCTATTGACGCCGTTCGTCGGCCCTTGCATGATGAGGCCGTCTCCCCGATCGGGGACACTGGCAAGGGTGTTCCAGGCAGCTCGAAGGATCCATGAGCTGTATGCGGATGGGTACTGCCCAAAAGGCAGCGTGTAAAAGCCCCCAGTTGTGACGCTGCTGTAGCAGCTTTCTTTCAACGCTACATGACGTGTTTGAACTCAACTAAAAATGGCCTAGGGGGCTTTATGATGAATCTGAACAATCAACCGACTATCGACGAATTGGCTCAACTGTTCGCAGCGCGTAAAGACACGCTCGACAGCCACATTCTCTGGGTTTGCGAAGAGGGCGAAGTTCGCCTGGACGGCCTGGGGACCCTCACCGATGAAGCACAGTTCGAGCAACGCACGCCGAACATGCGTGCCCGGTTGAAGATGTACCGTCGTGGTCAAGGCTATGTCGGCAAGAAAGCCGCCGCCGACACCCAGTACGTAGGCCGTGTTCTGCAGACCCTGCAGCACGAGTGGTCGACACTGCAAAACCAGCCAGGCGTTGCGGTAATCGATCGCCTCTGCTGATAACAGCACTTATTGCAATACCAAAGCCCAGTGCCTGCACTGGGCTTTTTTCATGCTGTCGATATCTGGCTACAATGGCGCTTTTCCTGCAGAGAGTTGCCATGAACAATCCCGCATTCGGAACCGGCGACGCCTCCTACCAGGCCGCAGGCGGCATCGAGGGCCTGCGGCGCCTGGTCGATGATTTCTATCGATTGATGGATGAGAGCCCGGATGCCCGCCCGGTGCGACAGATGCACCCGGACAACCTCGACAACGCGCGAGACAAACTGGCCTGTTTTCTGAGCGGGTGGCTCGGTGGCCCGTCACTGTTCAAGGAGCGCTATGGATCGATCGCCATTCCGGCATTCCATGCCCAATGGCCGATCGATCAATCCCACAGCGACATCTGGTTGAGCTGCATGGAGCAAGCCATCGCCAAGCAAGGCTACTCAGCCGCGTTTGCCCATTACCTGCTGCTGCAACTGCGTGTGCCGGCCCAGCGTATTGTCCAGGCCAGCCACAATCGCCATTCTCAAGCCTGACGCCGCAGGGGTATCTGCTCTATCGGGAACTCACCGGTGAGCAAGGCCCTGGCCCGATTTACCCCCCAGACCATGGCCCGGGTCATGGTTTCGCCGGGGCGGCTGGGATAATACTCCTCCACCATCGCCTTGCCATGGCTGGCGTAAATGCCGATAAACAGTTGCGTGGCGCCCGTACGCGACAGCCTGACTTGAACATCAATGTTGGTACCGTCACTGAGCAGCTCATCGTGACTGCGGCTATGCAACTGGGCGTCCGCCCATTGCCAGTATGTTTCTTCCCTGATACGCATCGGTCATCCCCTGTATTGAAAGCAGCCGGACAAGTAAGGCATACATGCGCCAATCACGCGAGCATCTATGCCGCAACCTTTGAGCAAGGTCAAACAATGCATAAAAAACCCCGCGACATTGTGCGGGGTGGTGTGAAGGAGTTCACTTTTTCAACGGGATCCTGGGCATGAAACGACCCTTCTTCGCACGTTGCAGGTGGCACGGTTTGGCGTGATCAGCCTCATCCTGGGTCATATGGGCAAACCCCAGGCGAAATGCAGATTGGCCACAACGTACCTGACTGTTGATGGGAAATTCGTCGCCGTTGTCCTCGAAATACGATTCACTCATGCCCTGTCTCCCTCTGACAGTGGGTCGGTATGGGCAAATAGTTGGTTGCCCGGAAATTACCGTCCCAAGTGATTCAGAGACTAGCCGGTCATTTATCGACCATGGAGACAAAAAGCAAAAAGCCCGACCAGTGGCCGAGCCATTTTGTCGCACCCAAGTGTCTACCGGAGCTTGACCGCTGTCCCAGTGACAAACACCACGACCATGCCGCCGCGCGCAGATGGCATGCTGATTTCATAATCCAGGCCCACGACCGCATCAGCCTGCAGGCTGCGCGCGCGGGCTTTGATTTCATCCGTCGCTTGCTCGCGGGCTTCCTTCAATGCGCTTTCCAGGGTTTGCGAACGACCGCCGAAAAAGTCCCGAAAGCTGGTGAAAACGTCACGAACCACGTTGATACCCTGGACCGATTCGGCGCTGACCACGTCCAGGTAGGCGGCGATCTGGCGCCCCTCGATAGTGCCTGTGGTGGTGATGATCATACTGCTCTCCTTCGGTCTTGCAGGTTGTACGCCCAGCCCTAGCGGCTCGGCTAAAGCGCGATGGTAACAAATGCCAGCGGCGATGAGCCCAGCCAGTAGTTTGTGTTAACCCCCAGGCGCTCTTAGACTGCAGCCACGACTCACCCTTGCGAAGGATGCGCAAATGTCCTCCCCCGCTACGCCTGCGAGTGCTTCCTGGGCCGAACTGCTGCACGGTCGCAACGCCCTGCGCTCGATCGCATTGGCTGGCGGCGTGGCACTGCACGCGATCAACGTTTACATCGTGACCACCATTCTGCCGACGGTCATCGCCGATATTGGCGGGCTGGCGTTCTATGCCTGGAGTACGACGCTGTTCGTGGTCACGTCGATCATTGGCTCTACCCTTTCGGCACGCCTGCTCGAAGGGCTTGGCGCGCGGCGCGCGTTCCTGCTGGCACTGACGATCTTCGCCGTAGGTTCAATCCTCTGCGCAGCGGCGCCGAGCATGCCGGTGCTGCTTACCGGTCGCAGCGTCCAGGGCCTGGGCGGTGGGGTTTTGTTTGCCCTGAGCTATGCCCTGATCCGTCTGGTGTTCGACGAGCGCTTATGGCCTCGCGCGATGGCCATGGTCTCGGGCATGTGGGGCCTGGCGACGCTGTGTGGGCCAGCCATTGGTGGCGTGTTCGCCGAGGGCGGACATTGGCGCTGGGCATTCTGGGCCCTACTGCCGGTAATCGGCCTGCTGGCGGTCATTGTGGTCACTCAACTGAACAACAGCCTCGCCGCCACCTCCAGTAGCACACGCCCACCCTACGCTTTGATTGTCTGCCTGGTCGCTTCGGTGCTGGCTATTTCGGCAGCCAGCCTCAGCAGTCACTTGCTGTGGAATTTGCTCGGCATTGGCGCCGGCCTTGCCATCGGCGTGCTGATTGCCCGCCTGGATCGAAACCCGCAAAGCCGCTTGCTGCCCACGGGGGCCTATTCGCTTGGCAGCCGGCTCGGTGTGCTGTACGCAATGATGTGCCTGTTGATCGCAGCGGTGACCACCGAGATTTTCGTGCCCTATTTTCTTCAGCAGATCCACGGCCTCGGGCCTCTCGCCGCGGGCTATATGACCGCAGCCATGGCAGCTGGCTGGACAGTCGCTGCATTACTGAGCGCCAGCCGTACAGGGGATGCGGCCGAGCGGATGATGCGCGTTGGCCCGGTGATCATCGTGTTGGCAATGTTGGCTCTGGCATTGATGACAGCGCAGCTTGGATGGCTGCGCACCACAGTCGGCGTGGTCAGCTACTGCCTTGCCCTGGCCGGGGTTGGACTGGGTATCGGCGTAGGCTGGCCACACCTGCTGACGCGCGTGCTGAGCTCGGCGCGTCCTGGCGAGGAAAACCTGGCATCGGCCTCGATCACCACCGTGCAACTGTACGCCACAGCCCTGGCTGCGGCACTCGCTGGCGTCGTAAGTAACAGTGCAGGCCTGGTTGAACCTGGCGGCGTAGTCGGGGCCCAGCACGCCGCCGCGTGGCTGTTTGGTGTGTTCACGCTTGCTCCGCTGCTGACGCTCCTGCTGGTTCGACGCATTACCGGCACCCGCGCACTTGCCCTGGCCTGATGCGCAGTTCAATCAAGCCCGGCCTTGCGCCGTAACTCGACCCGCCAACAGTCGCGACCCAAACACATTGATCAGCAACCCGACCATTACCAGCCCCGCCCCCCAGCCTTGCAGCGGTGTCAGCCGCTCGCCCAGCAACAGCGCCGAGGAGCTCAAACCCACCACCGGCACCAACAACGAGAACGGCGCCACCTTGCCTGCGGGGTAGCGTGACAGCAGGTAACTCCACAGGCTGTAGCCAAGCATGGTGGCAATAAAGGCCAGGTACGCCAGCGACAGGATTGAACTCCACCCGATCCCGCGCAACGAGCTTTCAATCAGGGTCGGTCCTTCCAGCCACCAGGACAGCGCCAGGAACGGCAACGGCGGGATTAATCCGCCCCAGATCACCAGGGCGACCAGATCTATATTGCCGAAGCGCCGGGTAATAATATTGCCCATGGCCCACATCGCCGCCGCACACAAGGTCAGCAACAGCGCGAAAAACGGCACGCTGGCGCCGTTCTCGCTGCCAATCAGAGTCAGCCCTCCCGCTGCGACCAGAAGCCCCAGCACACTTGCTGCACGCAGCCGCTCGCCAAGAAAGATCGCGGCAAAGAACAGGGTGAAAAAGGCTTGTGATTGCAACACCAGCGAGGCCAGACCCGGTGGCATGCCATTGCCCATCGCCTCGAAGAGAAAAGCGAACTGACCCAGTGAAATGGTAGCGCCATAAGCGATCAGCCAACGCCAGGGCAACTGTGGGCGCTTGACTAGCAACACCGCCGGAAATGCCACCAAGGCAAAGCGCAGCGCCCCCAGTAACATCGGTGGCAAGCCATCCAGGCCAACCTTGATCACGACGAAATTGACACCCCAGGCAATAATTACCACCAGGGCCAACAGTAAGTCCTTTAACGGCATATCCCGATCCGGCTTTGTAATATTTCGCAACAGCATAACCTTATGCTCGCGTTGCTGGCATCCCGGATGCGACCTGCACCTGCCCTTGAGTCCGCCGCAGCCCAGCGTGTTCGCGGCCTTGGCACTGATAGACGAGGCTTATCGATCAGTCACTAAAAGCAATTTGACGCCACCCCAGTGCCTCCCTATGCTCGATAAGGCGCACTCCTGTTCAATGCATTTGCACCCATGCATTCCCCGCCGCGACGGGAGCCTGATCAAAAGAGGCAATGGCATCTGTGAACGCAAGCGACAACACATTGGTCGATGGTTTCGATCGCAAGATCGACTATCTCAGAATGTCGGTCACCGATCGCTGCGACTTCCGTTGCGTCTATTGCATGGCCGAAGACATGCAGTTCCTGCCTCGCCAACGCATTCTTACCCTTGAAGAGCTGTATCAGGTCGCCGAGCGTTTCGTCGCCATGGGCACACGCAAAATTCGCCTCACCGGGGGCGAACCGCTGGTACGCAAGGGCATCGTCGATTTGTGCGCCCGCATTGCCGCGCTGCCAGGCTTGCGCGAGCTGTGCATGACCAGCAATGGCTCGCAGCTTGGGCGCCTGGCCAAACCGCTGTTCGATGCGGGCCTGTCGCGCCTCAACATCAGTCTGGACAGCCTCGATCACCAGCGTTTCAAGGCGCTTACCCGTACGGGTGATCTTGATCAGGTAATCGCCGGGATCGACGCGGCACGAGCAGCGGGGTTTCGCCGCACCAAGCTCAACTGCGTGGTACTCAAGGGCCGTAACGACGGCGAGATCAATGATCTGGTGCGTTTTGCCATTGATCGTGAGCTGGATATTTCCTTTATTGAAGAAATGCCGCTCGGCGTCATCAGCGAACATGAGCGAAGCGAGTCGTATTGCTCCAGCGATGAAGTTCGCGCACGCATTGCCGAGCAGTTCACCCTGATCGAATCCGCCGAGTCCACCCAGGGCCCCTCACGCTATTGGCGCCTGGCCGAAGCCGCGCACATTCGCATTGGTTTCATTTCCCCCCACAGCCACAATTTCTGCGCCACCTGCAACCGGGTACGACTCACAGTCGAAGGCCGCTTGTTGCTGTGCCTGGGCAATGATCACGCCAGCGACTTGAAACAGGTACTGCGCGCCCACCCCGGCGACAACGCACGCCTGGACAAAGCCATTCGCGATGCCATGGGTCTGAAACCCTACAGTCATCACTTCGACGTCAATGGTGATGTGCAGATACTGCGCTTCATGAACATGACCGGCGGCTAGACGCTGCGCGGTTTACCCTCCTCTATCGATCCTCTGCACTACCTTTCGGGCATAACTGCGCCTGTCTTCATGAGTTTTCGCTACAACGCCCTCACTTGACTGCGCTTGTATATACATGATGATATCTGCAAACGTCACCGACCCTGTGTCCGGTCGGCGATCAACCGCTCGACAACAACAAAATGCGGAGATCCACAGCAATGACCCAGGCCAGCGCTTCGCGCAGCAAGCCATTGATCGAGCGGCGCTCGATCGACTACATCCCGGAAAATGAGCGACACGGACGCCTGTACAGCCAATTCACCTTATGGCTGGGCGCCAACCTGCAGATCACCGCAATTGTGACCGGGGCCTTGGCCGTGGTGCTCGGTGGCGATGTGTTCTGGTCACTGATCGGCTTGCTGATCGGCCAACTGGTGGGGGGCGCAGTCATGGCACTGCATGCCGCCCAAGGGCCGAAGCTGGGGCTGCCGCAGATGATATCCAGCCGGGTGCAATTCGGTGTTTATGGCGCAGCCATCCCGATCACCCTGGTGTGCCTGATGTACTTGGGCTTCACGGCTACCGGCACTGTGTTGTCGGGCCAGGCCATTGGCCAGTTGCTGAGCGTCAGTGACAGCACAGGGATCCTCATCTTTGCCGGCGTGATCGTACTGGCGACGGTGTTCGGCTACCGCATGATCCATTGGATCGGGCGCATCGCCAGCGTGCTGGGGATCATTGCCTTCGTCTACCTGTTTAGCCGCATCCTGACCATTACCGACATCAGCCAGCTTCTGCAAAACCGCCACTTCACCTGGGCGTCGTTTCTGTTGGCGGTATCACTGTCGGCTTCCTGGCAGATTTCCTTTGGACCTTATGTAGCAGACTACTCGCGCTACCTGCCAAGCAATACCTCCTCGTTCAAGACCTTCCTGGCCGCAGGCCTTGGCTCAGTGGTGGGCTCACAAGCTTCGATGATGCTTGGGGTATTTGCCGCAGCAATTGCCAATGGGCAGTTCTCCGGCCGTGAAGTCGCCTACATCGTCGGCCTGGGTGGCACGGGTGCCACCGCGGCGCTGCTGTACTTCAGCATTGCCTTTGGCAAGGTGACCATCTCTACCCTCAACTCCTACGGCAGCTTCATGTGTATCGCCACCATCATCAGTGGCTTTCGCGGGCATATCGAAGTCAGCCGCCGTCAGCGCCTGATCTTCGTGCTGTGCATTGTCGGTGCTGCGACGATCATCGCCCTGCTTGGGCAGCACTCGTTCCTCGCCGCGTTCAAGTCGTTCATTTTGTTCCTGCTGACATTCTTCGTGCCCTGGAGCGCGGTCAACCTGGTGGATTACTATTTCATCACCAAGGAACGCTATGACGTACCGGCGCTGGCCGATCCCAAGGGCCGCTACGGGCGCTGGAACATGCCTGGCATTATCGTCTACACCATTGGTGTACTGATCCAGATGCCGTTCATTTCAACCAAGCTCTACACCGGCCCAATGGTTGCCCACCTGGGCGGTGTCGACGTGTCGTGGATCATTGGCCTGATCGTCCCGAGCGTGCTGTATTACCTGGTCGCTCGCGGCAAGGCAGCCCAGGCACCGGCGCACATGATTCTGCCGAAACCGGCTGCATCCTAAGCTGACATTGCGCGTTGCCCACCGTTCCCACGGTGGGCAACGACCGTTCGGCGCACGACAGAATAACGACATATTTTTATGCTGTAATTGATCTTGTAGGCCACTTCACCCCTCGAGGGTACTGCCATGAAGATCAGACTGTCGGTCGTGTTGCTTCTCGCTGCCTTGTGCGCGTTTCCCGCCTTGAGCCCAGCGGCTCAAACCGCGCCCCCGCAAGCCGATTCCGTTGCCTTGACTACCCGCTTGGCCCTGCGTGACCTGTGGGTGGAGCATGTTTTCTGGATTCGCAACTATGCCATCGCCAACCAAGCCGGTAATCGCCAACAGGCGGATACTGCCAGCCAGGAAGTGGTCAATAACGCCACCGCGATAGCCAACAGTATCGCACCGCTGTATGGCCAACCTGCCGCTGACCAGTTACTTCAATTGCTCGGTGGACACTGGGGTGCGGTCAAGCACTACAGTGACGCCACTGTCAGTCAATCCGCTTCCGGCAAGCAGGCAGCCGTGGACGATTTAACCCGCAACGCCAAGGCCTTGGCCAAATTCCTCTCCAGCGCCAATCCCTATTTGCCTGAAGTAACGCTGACGACCCTGCTCGTTGCACACGGAGGGCACCATATCGCCCAGATCGACGAGTTGGCGAAAAAGGACTACAAGGCAGAAGCTGGCACATGGAAACACATGCGCGAGCACATTCTCGGGTTGGCCGACGCCTTGACGGCGGCGCTGGTCAAACAATTCCCGGACAAGTTCTGAGCGAGGTCTGTCGATGTTCGAAGGTCTCGGACGCACTCAACAGGATCTGCTTTCGGCACTGCTGTACAAGGTCGCGGGCATGAGCATCGAAGAGCTGGCCAGCCAGCTTGCAGTCACCCGCACAGCGGTGCGCCAGCACCTGGCCGCACTGGAGCGTGACGGTCTGGTGGTACGCGGCGATCTGCGTGCCACTGGCCGGCGCCCCGAGCAGCTATACCGCCTGAGCGTCAGTGGCAAAGAACTTTTTCCGCGCCACTACCACCTGCTGGCCAATTTGCTGATCGATGAAATCGCCAGCCTGATCGGCCATGAAGCCCTGGTGGCCTTGATGCGCAGCCTGGGTAGAAAGATGGCCGCAGACCTGAGTGCTACTCGCCTCGATGAGCAACAGATTGCCAACCACATGAACGATGTCGGCTATGAGTCCGAAGTGTTTTTTCGTTCGGGAGAAGCGACGCAGATAGTCGCTCACAACTGCGTATTCCATCAGTTGGCCGAAGCTCACCCGCAAATCTGTGAGCTCGACCTGGCATTGATTGGCAGCCTGGGGGGTGGGCAGGTGCAGCACCTGGAGTGCATGCTGCGCGGTGGCCAGGTCTGTCGATTTCAGCTGATACGCGACGCCTCATAACTTGGCGATCGACACCTCGGTGGATTTCACGAAGGCAATCACTTCGCTGCCCACGCGCAGTTCCAGTTCGTGTACCGAACGCGTGGTAATCACTGAGGTGACAATGCCAGCGGGTGTCTGCACGTCGATTTCCGACACCACCGGCCCTTCAATGATCTCCTTGACCGTGCCCTTGAACTGATTGCGTACGTTGATCGCCTTGATGGTCATGCCTGCTTCCTCGTTCCGGGGTGCACTGCGGCGCAGTGCTTGAGGTGCAGAGTGCACGCTTACCGAAAAAACAAAAAAGAATAATTAATCATTTTGTTAGATCAGTAATGAATATAAGAGGAAAACATCACCGTCCTGCCTGGAGCGGCGAATGCTACTTTGGTCTAGGCCTGTACGCGGTCTGCCAATGCCCGAGATAGACAGGACAAGGCTTTGCCGACGCTCGGACAAGGCGCGATAGAGGCGCTCGATAGGACCATCAACACCCTTGATTAGTCCTACATTCCATACGGGAATACACTAGCCGCCATCCGCGTAACCCGAGCCCTGCGCCAGACAGGGC is a window of Pseudomonas sp. DG56-2 DNA encoding:
- a CDS encoding DASS family sodium-coupled anion symporter; amino-acid sequence: MSSSASAPSAQPARVKIPIGLLLAIAALVGVLMLPLPADLPVAGHRVLAILAFAVVVWISEAVSYEASAIMITSLMAFLLGTAPTVADPSVTYGSSAAISLALTGFSNSALALVVGALFIAAAMTHTGLDRRIALVTLSSVGVSTRRILLGAVAVTILLSLVVPSATARSACVVPIMMGVIAAFGVDKRSNIAAGIMIIVAQGTSIWNIGIQTAAAQNLLTVGFMDKMLGARVSWIDWLIAGAPWAVIMSAVLIYIVLKLLPPESDSIPGGKAAVSKTLAELGPMSGAQKRLLGVSVLLLLAWATEGKLHSFDTTSTTYAGLVILLLPRVGVMTWKDVQARIPWGTVIVFGVGISLGTTLLTTQAGQWLGAQVVANTGLDQLGTLGVFSILAAFLILIHLGFASATALTSALLPILIAVLQTLPGDFSRLGMTMALGFVVSYGFILPINAPQNMVCLGTETFSAKQFARVGILVTVIGYLLMLVFAATWWHWLGWM
- a CDS encoding molybdopterin-binding protein; amino-acid sequence: MTIKAINVRNQFKGTVKEIIEGPVVSEIDVQTPAGIVTSVITTRSVHELELRVGSEVIAFVKSTEVSIAKL
- a CDS encoding cytosine permease; amino-acid sequence: MTQASASRSKPLIERRSIDYIPENERHGRLYSQFTLWLGANLQITAIVTGALAVVLGGDVFWSLIGLLIGQLVGGAVMALHAAQGPKLGLPQMISSRVQFGVYGAAIPITLVCLMYLGFTATGTVLSGQAIGQLLSVSDSTGILIFAGVIVLATVFGYRMIHWIGRIASVLGIIAFVYLFSRILTITDISQLLQNRHFTWASFLLAVSLSASWQISFGPYVADYSRYLPSNTSSFKTFLAAGLGSVVGSQASMMLGVFAAAIANGQFSGREVAYIVGLGGTGATAALLYFSIAFGKVTISTLNSYGSFMCIATIISGFRGHIEVSRRQRLIFVLCIVGAATIIALLGQHSFLAAFKSFILFLLTFFVPWSAVNLVDYYFITKERYDVPALADPKGRYGRWNMPGIIVYTIGVLIQMPFISTKLYTGPMVAHLGGVDVSWIIGLIVPSVLYYLVARGKAAQAPAHMILPKPAAS
- a CDS encoding YbjQ family protein translates to MIITTTGTIEGRQIAAYLDVVSAESVQGINVVRDVFTSFRDFFGGRSQTLESALKEAREQATDEIKARARSLQADAVVGLDYEISMPSARGGMVVVFVTGTAVKLR
- a CDS encoding metalloregulator ArsR/SmtB family transcription factor; translated protein: MFEGLGRTQQDLLSALLYKVAGMSIEELASQLAVTRTAVRQHLAALERDGLVVRGDLRATGRRPEQLYRLSVSGKELFPRHYHLLANLLIDEIASLIGHEALVALMRSLGRKMAADLSATRLDEQQIANHMNDVGYESEVFFRSGEATQIVAHNCVFHQLAEAHPQICELDLALIGSLGGGQVQHLECMLRGGQVCRFQLIRDAS
- a CDS encoding MFS transporter — translated: MSSPATPASASWAELLHGRNALRSIALAGGVALHAINVYIVTTILPTVIADIGGLAFYAWSTTLFVVTSIIGSTLSARLLEGLGARRAFLLALTIFAVGSILCAAAPSMPVLLTGRSVQGLGGGVLFALSYALIRLVFDERLWPRAMAMVSGMWGLATLCGPAIGGVFAEGGHWRWAFWALLPVIGLLAVIVVTQLNNSLAATSSSTRPPYALIVCLVASVLAISAASLSSHLLWNLLGIGAGLAIGVLIARLDRNPQSRLLPTGAYSLGSRLGVLYAMMCLLIAAVTTEIFVPYFLQQIHGLGPLAAGYMTAAMAAGWTVAALLSASRTGDAAERMMRVGPVIIVLAMLALALMTAQLGWLRTTVGVVSYCLALAGVGLGIGVGWPHLLTRVLSSARPGEENLASASITTVQLYATALAAALAGVVSNSAGLVEPGGVVGAQHAAAWLFGVFTLAPLLTLLLVRRITGTRALALA
- the moaA gene encoding GTP 3',8-cyclase MoaA; the encoded protein is MASVNASDNTLVDGFDRKIDYLRMSVTDRCDFRCVYCMAEDMQFLPRQRILTLEELYQVAERFVAMGTRKIRLTGGEPLVRKGIVDLCARIAALPGLRELCMTSNGSQLGRLAKPLFDAGLSRLNISLDSLDHQRFKALTRTGDLDQVIAGIDAARAAGFRRTKLNCVVLKGRNDGEINDLVRFAIDRELDISFIEEMPLGVISEHERSESYCSSDEVRARIAEQFTLIESAESTQGPSRYWRLAEAAHIRIGFISPHSHNFCATCNRVRLTVEGRLLLCLGNDHASDLKQVLRAHPGDNARLDKAIRDAMGLKPYSHHFDVNGDVQILRFMNMTGG
- a CDS encoding EamA family transporter; this translates as MPLKDLLLALVVIIAWGVNFVVIKVGLDGLPPMLLGALRFALVAFPAVLLVKRPQLPWRWLIAYGATISLGQFAFLFEAMGNGMPPGLASLVLQSQAFFTLFFAAIFLGERLRAASVLGLLVAAGGLTLIGSENGASVPFFALLLTLCAAAMWAMGNIITRRFGNIDLVALVIWGGLIPPLPFLALSWWLEGPTLIESSLRGIGWSSILSLAYLAFIATMLGYSLWSYLLSRYPAGKVAPFSLLVPVVGLSSSALLLGERLTPLQGWGAGLVMVGLLINVFGSRLLAGRVTAQGRA
- a CDS encoding group II truncated hemoglobin — its product is MNNPAFGTGDASYQAAGGIEGLRRLVDDFYRLMDESPDARPVRQMHPDNLDNARDKLACFLSGWLGGPSLFKERYGSIAIPAFHAQWPIDQSHSDIWLSCMEQAIAKQGYSAAFAHYLLLQLRVPAQRIVQASHNRHSQA